Proteins from a genomic interval of Channa argus isolate prfri chromosome 11, Channa argus male v1.0, whole genome shotgun sequence:
- the si:dkey-1k23.3 gene encoding uncharacterized protein si:dkey-1k23.3: protein MSGQADTEPSCGENSTGGPWFPQRKWWHSSRLFSQDVGLPPFLEPGDPWWMNVDWFQRSLAACSWPGYMPTPLFVPYISGSMQHPSKKINNEQHKWRVSLDVAHFAPTEISLSVRDGFLEVGGKHEERPDEHGLIARCFTRKYRLPAEIDATKLTSTLSVDGILTVEAPLPDTSVPAAIIIPIKIEMEVTEEQEEKHEREITSEAEPDSSRAPEASESAEDHGEESPLDVLDDQAHPGSSTAAFQRHEESREQKEETHEKPAEESHPSVSADGESTEGLQESSEHDETLKSQEAPDTDTSQQPADKEPAVSGEIPVMAGSGEAAEEITQPEDVQLGKSPPCELPCQELEDPDIQQEDTK, encoded by the exons ATGAGCGGACAGGCCGATACAGAGCCATCATGCGGGGAGAACAGCACGGGTGGTCCCTGGTTCCCCCAAAGAAAATGGTGGCATTCCAGCCGTCTTTTCAGTCAGGATGTTGGCCTGCCGCCGTTCCTGGAGCCAGGGGACCCTTGGTGGATGAATGTGGACTGGTTCCAGAGGAGTTTGGCAGCCTGCTCCTGGCCGGGGTACATGCCCACTCCGCTGTTTGTGCCCTACATCTCTGGGTCGATGCAGCATCCCAGCAAGAAGATTAACAACGAGCAGCACAAGTGGAGGGTCAGCTTGGACGTGGCCCACTTTGCCCCCACAGAGATTTCTCTCAGCGTCAGAGACGGATTCCTGGAGGTCGGAG GGAAACACGAGGAGAGGCCGGACGAGCACGGATTGATAGCCAGATGTTTTACAAGGAAATACAG GCTCCCAGCTGAGATTGATGCCACCAAACTAACGTCTACACTTTCTGTTGATGGCATCCTGACAGTGGAAGCTCCACTTCCTGACACCTCTGTTCCTGCTGCCATCATCATTCCCATAAAG ATAGAGATGGAGGTTACTgaagaacaggaagaaaaacacgAGAGAGAAATAACTTCTGAAGCAGAGCCAGATAGCAGCAGGGCACCAGAGGCCTCAGAGTCTGCAGAGGATCATGGGGAAGAGTCTCCACTAGATGTCCTTGACGATCAAGCCCACCCTGGcagcagcacagctgcatttcagCGGCATGAAGAGAGCAGGGAACAGAAGGAGGAGACCCATGAAAAACCAGCTGAAGAGTCCCACCCTTCAGTGTCTGCAGATGGTGAAAGCACAGAGGGTCTTCAAGAATCTTCTGAGCACGACGAAACCCTGAAGAGCCAAGAGGCCCCAGATACAGACACGTCCCAACAGCCGGCAGACAAAGAACCAGCCGTGAGTGGAGAGATTCCGGTAATGGCAGGCTCAGGGGAGGCAGCTGAAGAGATCACCCAGCCTGAGGATGTGCAGCTGGGCAAAAGTCCACCATGTGAGCTCCCGTGCCAAGAGCTGGAGGATCCTGACATACaacaagaagacacaaagtAG